One segment of Meriones unguiculatus strain TT.TT164.6M chromosome 3, Bangor_MerUng_6.1, whole genome shotgun sequence DNA contains the following:
- the Luc7l2 gene encoding putative RNA-binding protein Luc7-like 2 isoform X5 has translation MDLGECLKVHDLALRADYEIASKEQDFFFELDAMDHLQSFIADCDRRTEVSKKRLAETQEEISAEVAAKAERVHELNEEIGKLLAKVEQLGAEGNVEESQKVMDEVEKARAKKREAEEVYRNSMPASSFQQQKLRVCEVCSAYLGLHDNDRRLADHFGGKLHLGFIEIREKLEELKRVVAEKQEKRNQERLKRREEREREEREKLRRSRSHSKNPKRSRSREHRRHRSRSMSRERKRRTRSKSREKRHRHRSRSSSRSRSRSHQRSRHSSRDRSRERSKRRSSKERFRDQDLASRDRDRSSRDRSPRDRDRKDKKRSYESANGRSEDRRSSEEREAGEI, from the exons ATGGATCTTGGAGAATGCCTGAAAGTCCATGACCTGGCTTTAAGAGCAGATTATGAAATTGCATCCAAAGAACAGGACTTTTTCTTTGAACTTGAT GCCATGGATCATCTGCAGTCCTTCATTGCAGATTGTGATCGAAGAACAGAAGTGTCAAAAAAAAGATTAGCAGAAACTCAAGAAGAGATAAGTGCTGAAGTGGCAGCAAAG GCTGAGCGTGTTCATGAGCTAAATGAAGAAATAGGTAAATTGTTGGCCAAAGTGGAACAATTAGGAGCTGAAGGAAATGTGGAAGAATCTCAGAAAGTTATGGATGAAGTAGAAAAGGCACgggcaaagaaaagagaagcagag GAAGTTTATCGGAATTCTATGCCAGCTTCCAGTTTCCAACAGCAGAAACTTCGTGTCTGTGAAGTCTGTTCTGCATATTTAGGTCTTCATGATAATGACAGGAGACTTGCTGATCATTTTGGGGGTAAATTGCACCTGGGATTTATTGAAATAAGAGAGAAGCTTGAAGAACTAAAG AGAGTTGTAGctgagaagcaggagaagagaaacCAGGAGCGCCTGAAacgaagagaagagagggagagagaagaacgGGAGAAACTGAGGAG GTCCCGCTCACATAGCAAGAATCCCAAAAG ATCTAGATCCAGAGAGCATCGTAGACACCGATCTCGCTCTATGTCACGAGAACGCAAGAGGAGGACTCGATCCAAGTCTCGGGAGAAACGCCATCGCCACAGGTCCAGGTCCAGTagccgcagccgcagccgcagccATCAGAGAAGTCGGCACAGTTCAAGAGATAGGAGCAGAGAACGATCCAAGAGGAG ATCCTCAAAAGAGAGATTCAGAGACCAAGACTTAGCATCACGTGACAGAGACAGGAGTTCAAGAGACAGATCACCTCGTGACCGAGATCGAAAAGATAAGAAGCGGTCCTATGAGAGTGCTAATGGCAGATCAGAAGACAGGAGGAGCTCTGAAGAGCGTGAAGCAGGGGAGATCTAA